In one Corallococcus sp. EGB genomic region, the following are encoded:
- a CDS encoding DUF1318 domain-containing protein, with protein sequence MTHRGLLLVAALAAPGCIRAPEIVMVDRATALEEQAAGSYQDVEQRLARAGMNPTPVPLTPNQLEDLGIQPPPLVENLGKTQADRVDDLVRRHCVGEGKDGLLVLTRRQCTAGRVSADDSALVERVNRARRQLWQWMRTVRPGVAEETLRRNWRQAHAEGIVCGGWVEAEDGTWGEKKC encoded by the coding sequence ATGACACACCGTGGGTTGCTGCTCGTGGCCGCCCTCGCCGCTCCCGGGTGCATCCGCGCGCCGGAGATCGTCATGGTGGACCGCGCGACCGCGCTTGAGGAGCAGGCAGCGGGCTCGTACCAGGACGTAGAGCAGCGGCTCGCGCGCGCGGGCATGAACCCCACGCCGGTGCCGCTGACGCCCAATCAGCTGGAGGACCTGGGCATCCAGCCTCCGCCGCTGGTGGAGAACCTGGGAAAGACGCAGGCGGACCGCGTGGACGACCTGGTGCGGCGCCACTGCGTGGGCGAGGGCAAGGACGGGCTGCTGGTGCTCACCCGCCGCCAGTGCACAGCCGGCCGCGTGTCCGCGGATGACTCCGCCCTGGTGGAGCGGGTGAACCGGGCCCGGCGCCAGCTGTGGCAGTGGATGCGCACCGTGCGCCCCGGCGTGGCGGAGGAGACGCTGCGCCGCAACTGGCGCCAGGCGCACGCGGAGGGCATCGTCTGCGGCGGCTGGGTGGAGGCCGAGGACGGCACCTGGGGAGAGAAGAAGTGCTGA
- a CDS encoding DUF4091 domain-containing protein — protein sequence MRSFRPYGYAWLSLLIAWPAMAAGPTAWGEGMMVKVRPDDTVPGSATEVRLTAARNEFVSFQVVLHGGDTGLKAVRARLPSLDGPAALKEPDVTLYRQEYLVTREATVPGQPVGRWPDGLVPDTDEIAHEMRKAFPFDVPAHEARAIWVDVHVPEGAPPGEYTGLVTVEATGGFQWQVTARLTVVDAVMPGTSSLASVFPLSQSQVCLAHLGRTACSPAELQTLLVRYQQMALEHRITLPRLMSRGSWPPTWSMFDTTWGPSMDGTAPTRLSGARMTSLEFEGPFTADAVANFTAHMLERGWLDRAHARIGDEPPFGSSFDEVRTTGELVRQAAPGLRTMVTTNVFQAKAYALEPLVDILVPLVNHMDGTQAPFIGDQSGTYADFLSRPGTQLWTYQSCMSHGCAPGSLVPENQPGAGWPSYMVDRPSSKARAMEWLTFLFGGVGELYYETAAMLPTAWSDQYHYNGNGDGTLFYPGRPDVVGGQTHVPIASMRLKLIRQGMQDYEWLKAVSDAGDPGFARQVARELLPTAWQVPDDGAAFDAARLRLIQRYQELIEANPSAPRMSQKPAPVPVGPRDPGHSESPSTRGTTGGCGAAPGVFAADALLWAGWLLGRARRARGRRRPAPDARSGHSS from the coding sequence ATGCGGTCCTTTCGTCCGTACGGCTACGCCTGGCTGTCCTTGCTCATCGCCTGGCCGGCGATGGCGGCCGGGCCCACCGCGTGGGGCGAAGGGATGATGGTGAAGGTCCGTCCCGACGACACCGTGCCCGGCAGTGCCACCGAAGTCCGGCTCACCGCCGCGCGCAACGAGTTCGTCTCATTCCAGGTGGTCCTGCACGGCGGCGACACGGGCCTGAAGGCCGTGCGCGCCCGCCTGCCCTCGCTGGACGGACCGGCGGCGCTGAAGGAGCCGGACGTGACGCTGTACCGGCAGGAGTACCTCGTCACGCGGGAGGCCACCGTGCCCGGGCAGCCGGTGGGGCGGTGGCCGGACGGGCTGGTACCGGACACGGATGAGATTGCCCATGAGATGCGCAAGGCCTTCCCCTTCGACGTGCCCGCGCATGAGGCCCGGGCCATCTGGGTGGACGTGCACGTGCCCGAAGGCGCCCCGCCCGGCGAGTACACGGGCCTGGTGACGGTGGAGGCGACAGGCGGCTTCCAGTGGCAGGTGACGGCGAGGCTGACGGTGGTGGACGCGGTGATGCCGGGCACGTCCTCGCTGGCCTCGGTGTTCCCGCTGTCGCAGTCGCAGGTGTGTCTGGCGCACCTGGGCCGGACGGCCTGCTCACCCGCGGAGTTGCAGACGCTGCTCGTGCGCTATCAGCAGATGGCGCTGGAGCACCGCATCACGCTGCCCAGGCTCATGTCACGCGGGTCCTGGCCTCCGACCTGGAGCATGTTCGACACGACGTGGGGCCCCAGCATGGATGGCACCGCCCCCACGCGGCTGTCCGGCGCGCGGATGACGAGCCTGGAGTTCGAAGGCCCCTTCACCGCCGACGCCGTGGCGAACTTCACCGCGCACATGCTGGAGCGCGGCTGGCTGGACCGGGCCCATGCACGGATTGGCGACGAGCCCCCCTTCGGGTCGTCCTTCGACGAGGTGCGCACCACGGGGGAGCTGGTGCGGCAGGCCGCGCCCGGCCTGCGCACGATGGTGACGACGAACGTCTTCCAGGCGAAGGCCTACGCCCTGGAGCCCCTGGTGGACATCCTGGTGCCGCTGGTGAACCACATGGACGGCACGCAAGCGCCCTTCATCGGCGACCAGAGCGGGACGTACGCGGACTTCCTTTCGCGCCCTGGAACGCAGTTGTGGACGTACCAGAGCTGCATGAGCCACGGCTGTGCTCCCGGGAGCCTCGTGCCGGAGAACCAGCCGGGGGCGGGCTGGCCGTCGTACATGGTGGACCGTCCGTCATCGAAGGCCCGCGCGATGGAGTGGCTGACCTTCCTCTTCGGCGGCGTGGGGGAGCTGTACTACGAGACCGCCGCCATGCTCCCCACGGCGTGGTCGGACCAGTACCACTACAACGGCAACGGGGACGGGACGCTGTTCTACCCGGGCAGGCCCGACGTCGTTGGAGGCCAGACGCACGTGCCGATCGCGTCGATGCGGCTCAAGCTCATCCGCCAGGGCATGCAGGACTACGAATGGCTCAAGGCGGTGAGTGACGCGGGAGACCCGGGCTTCGCGCGGCAGGTGGCGCGGGAGCTGCTCCCCACCGCATGGCAGGTGCCGGACGACGGCGCCGCGTTCGATGCGGCGCGGCTGCGGCTCATCCAGCGCTACCAGGAGCTGATCGAAGCCAACCCGTCCGCGCCCCGCATGAGCCAGAAGCCGGCCCCCGTACCGGTGGGGCCGCGGGATCCCGGCCACTCGGAGTCCCCGAGCACGCGAGGAACGACGGGCGGCTGCGGCGCGGCCCCTGGCGTCTTCGCGGCGGACGCCCTGCTGTGGGCGGGCTGGTTGCTGGGCAGGGCACGCCGGGCGCGGGGGCGGCGCCGCCCTGCACCGGATGCCCGCTCGGGGCACTCAAGCTAG
- a CDS encoding 3-hydroxyacyl-CoA dehydrogenase NAD-binding domain-containing protein, translated as MSEQNTLRWEQDADGIVVLTMDDPSQSANTMNAAYVKSMRAAVDRLVKEKARITGVVITSAKKTFFAGGDLNDLRRVKKDEAKQVFDLCQEIKEQLRTLETFGKPVVAAINGAALGGGLEIALACHRRIIADVKGAQVGLPEVTLGLLPGGGGVVRTVRMLGITDALMKVLLQGQKYRPQEAKELGLVHEVVPSVDALVPAAKAWVKANPNAQQPWDQKGYKIPGGTPSNPSFAANLPAFPANLRKQLKGANMPAPRAIMAAAVESTQVDVDTAFTIESRYFTELVVGQVAKNMMQAFFFDMQHINSGGGRPKGFPQHTAKKVGVLGAGMMGAGIAYVCAKAGIDVVLKDVSLASAEKGKGYSVKLVEKAVAKGSVTKEKGDALLARITPAEDPAALAGCDLVIEAVFEDVKLKHQVFQEIQGVVAPDAVLASNTSTLPITLLAEGVARPPDFVGMHFFSPVDKMPLLELIAGKQTSDATLAKAIDIAVQIGKTPIVVNDSRGFFTSRVIGTFLNEAIAMVGEGIAPASIEQAGLQAGYPAAPLQLVDELTLTLPRKIRQETQAAVEASGQKWVEHGSYAVVDALIDQHGRKGRSTGGGFYDYADGKRTNLWPGLAQHFAKPGHTIPFEDMKERMLFAEAIDTVRCFDEGVLRSTADANVGSILGIGFPPWTGGVVQYINGYEGPTGTGPRGFVQRARQLAERYGKHFLPPASLVEKAERGELLT; from the coding sequence ATGAGCGAACAGAACACCCTGCGCTGGGAACAGGATGCGGACGGCATCGTCGTCTTGACGATGGATGACCCGAGCCAGTCCGCCAACACCATGAACGCCGCCTACGTGAAGTCCATGCGCGCGGCGGTGGACCGGCTGGTGAAGGAGAAGGCCCGCATCACCGGCGTCGTCATCACCTCCGCGAAGAAGACCTTCTTCGCGGGAGGAGACCTGAACGACCTGCGCCGCGTGAAGAAGGACGAGGCGAAGCAGGTCTTCGACCTCTGCCAGGAGATCAAGGAGCAGCTGCGCACGCTGGAGACGTTCGGCAAGCCCGTGGTCGCGGCCATCAACGGCGCGGCGCTGGGCGGCGGGCTGGAGATCGCCCTCGCCTGCCACCGCCGCATCATCGCGGACGTGAAGGGCGCGCAGGTGGGCCTGCCGGAGGTGACGCTGGGCCTGTTGCCCGGTGGCGGCGGCGTGGTGCGCACGGTGCGCATGCTGGGCATCACGGACGCGCTGATGAAGGTGCTGCTCCAGGGCCAGAAATACCGCCCGCAGGAGGCGAAGGAGCTGGGGCTGGTGCATGAGGTGGTGCCATCCGTGGACGCGCTCGTGCCCGCGGCGAAGGCGTGGGTGAAGGCGAACCCGAACGCGCAGCAGCCGTGGGACCAGAAGGGCTACAAGATTCCCGGCGGCACGCCGTCGAATCCGTCCTTCGCGGCGAACCTGCCCGCCTTCCCCGCCAACCTGCGCAAGCAGCTCAAGGGCGCGAACATGCCCGCGCCGCGCGCCATCATGGCCGCGGCGGTGGAGAGCACGCAGGTGGACGTGGACACGGCGTTCACCATCGAGTCGCGCTACTTCACGGAGCTGGTCGTCGGTCAGGTCGCGAAGAACATGATGCAGGCGTTCTTCTTCGACATGCAGCACATCAACTCCGGCGGCGGCCGCCCCAAGGGCTTCCCGCAGCACACCGCGAAGAAGGTGGGCGTGCTGGGCGCGGGCATGATGGGCGCGGGGATCGCCTATGTGTGCGCCAAGGCCGGCATCGACGTGGTGCTCAAGGACGTGAGCCTCGCGTCGGCGGAGAAGGGCAAGGGCTACTCCGTCAAGCTGGTGGAGAAGGCCGTCGCCAAGGGCTCCGTCACGAAGGAGAAGGGCGACGCGCTGCTCGCGCGCATCACCCCGGCGGAGGACCCGGCCGCGCTCGCGGGCTGCGACCTGGTCATCGAGGCCGTGTTCGAGGATGTGAAGCTCAAGCACCAGGTGTTCCAGGAGATCCAGGGCGTGGTGGCGCCGGACGCGGTGCTGGCGTCCAACACCTCCACCCTGCCCATCACGCTGCTCGCGGAGGGCGTGGCACGGCCGCCGGACTTCGTCGGCATGCACTTCTTCTCCCCCGTGGACAAGATGCCGCTGCTGGAGCTCATCGCCGGCAAGCAGACGAGCGACGCGACGCTGGCGAAGGCCATCGACATCGCGGTGCAGATTGGCAAGACGCCCATCGTCGTCAACGACAGCCGGGGTTTCTTCACCAGCCGTGTGATTGGCACCTTCCTCAACGAGGCCATCGCCATGGTGGGCGAGGGCATCGCGCCCGCGTCCATCGAGCAGGCGGGACTCCAGGCGGGCTACCCCGCCGCCCCGCTCCAGCTGGTGGACGAATTGACGCTGACGCTGCCCCGGAAGATCCGCCAGGAGACCCAGGCGGCCGTGGAGGCGTCAGGCCAGAAGTGGGTGGAGCACGGCAGCTACGCGGTGGTGGACGCGCTGATTGATCAGCACGGGCGCAAGGGCCGCTCCACGGGCGGCGGGTTCTATGACTACGCGGACGGCAAGCGCACGAACCTGTGGCCGGGGCTGGCGCAGCACTTCGCGAAGCCCGGGCACACCATCCCCTTCGAGGACATGAAGGAGCGGATGCTCTTCGCGGAGGCCATCGATACGGTGCGCTGCTTCGATGAAGGCGTGCTGCGCTCGACCGCGGACGCGAACGTGGGCTCCATCCTGGGCATCGGCTTCCCGCCGTGGACGGGCGGCGTGGTGCAGTACATCAACGGCTACGAGGGCCCCACCGGCACGGGCCCGCGCGGCTTCGTCCAGCGGGCGCGCCAGCTGGCGGAGCGCTACGGCAAGCACTTCCTGCCGCCCGCGTCGCTGGTGGAGAAGGCGGAGCGCGGAGAGCTGCTCACGTAG
- a CDS encoding acetyl-CoA C-acetyltransferase — protein MSQEAFIFDAVRTPRGKGKKGALHGTKPVSLLVGLVDALKQRHPNLDPKRIDDVVLGVVSPVGDQGADIARTVVLAAGLAETTGGVQLNRFCASGLTAVNMAAQQVRSGWEQLVIAGGVESMSRVPMGSDGGAWAMDPATNYDTYFVPQGISADLIATLEGFTREDVDRYAVRSQERAAHAWKNGYFQKSVVPVVDQNGLTILAHDEYMRPDSTLASLGQLNPAFSTMGELGGFDAVALQKYHAVERIHHVHTPGNSSGIVDGAALVLVGSEKVGKALGLTPRARIAAVATSGAEPTIMLTGPLPATRKLLDLAGLSVKDIDLFELNEAFASVVLKYQKDLDIPDEKLNVNGGAIAMGHPLGATGAMILGTVVDELERRKARRAVVTLCVGGGMGVATLVERV, from the coding sequence GTGAGCCAGGAAGCATTCATCTTCGACGCCGTCCGTACCCCTCGCGGCAAGGGCAAGAAGGGCGCCCTGCATGGCACCAAGCCGGTGTCGCTGCTCGTCGGCCTGGTGGACGCGCTCAAGCAGCGCCACCCGAACCTGGACCCGAAGCGCATCGACGACGTGGTGCTGGGCGTCGTGTCCCCGGTCGGTGATCAGGGCGCGGACATCGCGCGCACGGTGGTGCTGGCCGCGGGCCTGGCGGAGACCACCGGCGGCGTGCAGCTCAACCGCTTCTGCGCCTCCGGCCTGACGGCGGTGAACATGGCCGCGCAGCAGGTGCGCTCGGGCTGGGAGCAGCTGGTCATCGCGGGCGGCGTGGAGAGCATGTCCCGCGTCCCCATGGGCTCCGACGGCGGCGCGTGGGCCATGGACCCCGCCACCAACTACGACACCTACTTCGTGCCCCAGGGCATCTCCGCGGACCTCATCGCGACCCTGGAGGGCTTCACCCGCGAGGACGTGGACCGCTACGCCGTGCGCTCGCAGGAGCGCGCCGCCCACGCGTGGAAGAACGGCTACTTCCAGAAGTCCGTCGTCCCCGTGGTGGACCAGAACGGGCTCACCATCCTGGCCCACGATGAGTACATGCGCCCGGACTCCACCCTGGCCTCGCTGGGGCAGCTGAACCCGGCCTTCTCCACGATGGGCGAGCTGGGCGGCTTCGACGCGGTGGCGCTGCAGAAGTACCACGCGGTGGAGCGCATCCACCATGTGCACACGCCGGGCAACTCCTCCGGCATCGTGGACGGCGCGGCGCTCGTGCTGGTGGGCTCGGAGAAGGTGGGCAAGGCGCTGGGCCTCACGCCGCGCGCGCGCATCGCCGCCGTGGCCACGTCCGGCGCGGAGCCCACCATCATGCTCACCGGCCCGCTGCCGGCCACCCGCAAGCTGCTGGACCTCGCCGGGCTGTCGGTGAAGGACATCGACCTGTTCGAGCTGAACGAGGCCTTCGCGTCCGTGGTCCTCAAGTACCAGAAGGACCTGGACATCCCCGACGAGAAGCTCAACGTCAACGGCGGCGCCATCGCCATGGGGCACCCGCTGGGCGCCACCGGCGCGATGATTCTTGGCACCGTGGTGGACGAGCTGGAGCGGCGCAAGGCGCGCCGCGCGGTCGTCACCCTGTGCGTCGGCGGCGGCATGGGCGTGGCCACCCTCGTCGAGCGCGTCTGA
- a CDS encoding FAD-binding oxidoreductase: protein MLTESVTGGPRVVVSPRAESLHEAKVEAIARQLRQRKGKGPASFKKKSPPHSVPKRFDARRRDEKVDLGDLDQLLDIDTVGMSCTAEPAVTFDEVVRATLPHGFIPYIVPEHKTITLGGAIAGCSIESMSFRQGGFHDTCLEYEVITAKGDVLRCSPREDPLLFQMMHGSFGTLGILSKVKFKLVRCAPYVRVTNETHASLESFQQAIWHTFQDTGADYLDGQIFSPTKHVLCVGHFVDRAPYVHRYDWLTAYCESIPRRSEDYLTTYDYLFRYNRGVTHVKPRNLLARALFGKLIHSDSVLRTANRFTRLLPEKDPPVIVDVFIPFSRAAGFMDWYHREMRHYPVWCVPFRRTRDYEWLTPQWWSGMKDPLFLDLAVYGMKQPPGRNVYKELEDELQRVNGTKTLISYNYYDEETFWSIWNRETYRAVKQRTDPDNVFRDLYVKTCKAALGL from the coding sequence ATGCTCACGGAGTCGGTGACAGGTGGCCCTCGGGTGGTTGTCTCTCCACGGGCGGAGTCGCTTCACGAAGCGAAGGTGGAGGCCATTGCCCGGCAGCTGCGGCAGCGGAAGGGAAAGGGGCCCGCGTCCTTCAAGAAGAAGTCCCCGCCCCACAGCGTGCCCAAGCGCTTCGATGCGCGCCGGCGCGACGAGAAGGTGGACCTGGGGGACCTGGATCAGCTCCTCGACATCGACACCGTGGGGATGTCCTGCACGGCGGAGCCCGCCGTCACCTTCGACGAAGTGGTGCGCGCCACCCTGCCGCACGGGTTCATCCCGTACATCGTCCCCGAGCACAAGACCATCACGCTCGGGGGCGCCATCGCGGGGTGCTCCATCGAGTCCATGTCCTTCCGCCAGGGCGGCTTCCACGACACGTGTCTGGAGTACGAGGTCATCACCGCGAAGGGCGACGTGCTGCGCTGCTCACCGCGCGAGGATCCGCTCCTCTTCCAGATGATGCACGGCTCGTTCGGGACGCTGGGCATCCTGTCGAAGGTGAAGTTCAAGCTCGTCCGCTGCGCCCCCTACGTCCGGGTGACGAACGAGACGCACGCCTCCCTGGAGTCCTTCCAGCAGGCCATCTGGCACACCTTCCAGGACACGGGCGCGGACTACCTGGACGGGCAGATCTTCTCTCCCACGAAGCACGTGCTGTGCGTGGGCCACTTCGTGGACCGGGCGCCCTACGTGCACCGCTACGACTGGCTCACGGCCTATTGCGAGAGCATCCCGCGCCGGAGCGAGGACTACCTCACGACGTATGACTACCTCTTCCGCTACAACCGGGGCGTCACGCACGTCAAACCGAGGAACCTCCTCGCGCGCGCGCTGTTCGGCAAACTCATCCACTCCGACAGCGTGCTGAGGACGGCCAACCGCTTCACCCGGCTGCTGCCGGAGAAGGATCCGCCGGTCATCGTGGACGTGTTCATCCCCTTCTCGCGCGCGGCCGGGTTCATGGACTGGTACCACCGCGAGATGCGCCACTACCCCGTGTGGTGCGTGCCCTTCCGGCGGACGCGCGACTATGAGTGGCTGACGCCCCAGTGGTGGTCCGGAATGAAGGACCCGCTGTTCCTGGACCTCGCGGTGTACGGCATGAAGCAGCCGCCGGGCCGCAACGTCTACAAGGAGCTCGAGGACGAGCTCCAGCGCGTCAACGGCACCAAGACGCTCATCTCCTACAACTACTACGACGAGGAGACCTTCTGGAGCATCTGGAACAGGGAGACGTACCGGGCCGTGAAGCAGCGCACGGATCCGGACAACGTCTTCCGGGACCTGTACGTGAAGACGTGCAAGGCGGCGCTCGGCCTTTGA
- a CDS encoding fatty acid desaturase, whose amino-acid sequence MTDTSSSLPLSPDDTKRLRSELRRVLPPEAFERQPLRGIVALCLVPVEAALLWVLGTWTLPHWACLLIAFVLGQLVTAVGLAAHEALHHSVFHSRRWESLLGWAGFAPFLVTPGNWRAWHVQAHHSAANILERDPDILPRRTDWHTQGFAKLFHAMSPGSGHWLSFISFSVFFTAQGQAFLWHHCRLPAFQHVHLHRVRERVLTLLVTAGWVALGWVLGPRAAFYGLVLPLLLGNITLMIYIATNHWMQPASEETDNPFVNTASVETHPLMNWLHFNFSYHQEHHIFPAQSPKYAPLLRRHLRELSPRASIVYPHLHALRTLYRRPALYSADGQTLMGRDGTPALSTTELRHRLESA is encoded by the coding sequence ATGACCGACACCTCTTCGTCCCTTCCCCTCTCCCCGGATGACACCAAGCGGCTCCGCTCGGAGCTGCGCCGCGTGCTGCCCCCGGAGGCCTTCGAACGACAACCCCTGCGCGGCATCGTCGCGCTCTGCCTCGTGCCGGTGGAGGCGGCGCTCCTCTGGGTGCTCGGCACGTGGACGCTGCCCCACTGGGCATGCCTCCTCATCGCCTTCGTGCTGGGCCAGCTCGTCACCGCCGTGGGGCTCGCCGCGCATGAGGCGCTACACCACTCGGTGTTCCACAGCCGGAGGTGGGAGAGCCTCTTGGGCTGGGCGGGCTTCGCCCCCTTCCTGGTGACGCCGGGCAACTGGCGGGCCTGGCACGTCCAGGCCCACCACAGCGCCGCCAACATCCTCGAGCGCGACCCGGACATCCTCCCTCGCAGGACGGACTGGCACACCCAGGGGTTCGCGAAGCTGTTCCATGCCATGTCCCCGGGCTCCGGGCACTGGCTGAGCTTCATCAGCTTCAGCGTCTTCTTCACCGCGCAGGGCCAGGCCTTCCTCTGGCATCACTGCCGGCTGCCCGCGTTCCAGCACGTGCACCTGCACCGCGTGCGGGAGCGCGTGCTCACGCTGCTCGTCACCGCGGGCTGGGTGGCGCTCGGATGGGTCCTGGGGCCCCGGGCCGCGTTCTACGGACTGGTGCTCCCGCTGCTCCTCGGGAACATCACGCTGATGATCTACATCGCCACCAACCACTGGATGCAGCCCGCGTCGGAGGAGACGGACAACCCCTTCGTGAACACCGCCAGCGTGGAGACCCACCCGCTGATGAACTGGCTTCACTTCAACTTCAGCTACCACCAGGAGCACCACATCTTCCCGGCGCAGAGCCCGAAGTATGCCCCGCTCCTGCGCAGGCACCTGCGCGAGCTGAGCCCCCGGGCGTCCATTGTCTATCCACACCTGCACGCCCTGCGCACGCTGTACCGGCGCCCGGCGCTCTACTCCGCGGATGGCCAGACGCTGATGGGCCGGGACGGCACTCCGGCGCTCAGCACCACGGAGCTGCGCCACCGCCTCGAGTCCGCTTGA